The Methanocella arvoryzae MRE50 genome includes a region encoding these proteins:
- the psmB gene encoding archaeal proteasome endopeptidase complex subunit beta: MEDKQYKGTTTIGIICDQGVVLATERRATMGNFIASRDAQKIYRITDNAAMTIAGSVGDGQRLARILQVEAKLFELRRHGSMSINALSMLLSNILAEMRYAPYYVQVLIGGLDKAGPKIYSLDPLGGRIEEEKFVSTGSGSPIAYGVLEDRYKPGMSVEEGVELAARALESAMKRDSASGNGMQFCVITAEKFEIFEREVSKQVINA, from the coding sequence ATGGAAGACAAACAGTACAAAGGCACTACTACCATCGGAATAATATGCGACCAAGGCGTGGTCCTCGCTACTGAGCGCAGGGCTACCATGGGTAACTTCATCGCGAGCAGGGATGCTCAGAAGATCTATCGCATTACTGATAACGCAGCTATGACTATTGCAGGCTCGGTGGGTGACGGCCAGAGGCTGGCACGCATTCTGCAGGTCGAGGCTAAGTTGTTCGAGCTGAGGCGCCACGGCAGCATGTCGATCAACGCGCTATCTATGCTCCTCTCTAACATCCTCGCAGAGATGCGCTATGCGCCCTACTATGTCCAGGTACTAATCGGCGGCTTAGACAAGGCCGGCCCGAAAATATACTCTCTGGACCCGCTCGGAGGCCGGATTGAGGAGGAGAAGTTCGTCTCTACCGGCTCGGGCTCGCCCATCGCTTACGGCGTACTGGAAGACCGGTACAAGCCCGGCATGAGCGTCGAGGAGGGCGTCGAGCTCGCAGCCAGGGCCCTGGAGTCCGCGATGAAGAGAGACTCTGCCTCGGGCAACGGCATGCAGTTCTGCGTGATTACTGCCGAAAAATTCGAAATCTTCGAGAGGGAGGTAAGCAAGCAGGTCATCAACGCTTGA
- the gnd gene encoding phosphogluconate dehydrogenase (NAD(+)-dependent, decarboxylating): protein MQLGIIGLGRMGGSLALQAVEKGVEVVAHSKHSHPDFATRGIHIADTYEEFARLLRTPRIIYLSLPAGQIIDQVIESLIPHLERGDVLMDGGNSFFRDSVAREEALRKKGFRLLDCGTSGGVDGARTGACFMVGGSREGFELAEPVLKKLAVDGGVLYTGSPGSGHYAKLVHNGIEFGMNHAIGEGVELLRHGEYQFDLEKVFENWSHGSVIRGWLVELMAKGLREQNFDSIPTYVEDTGEVNWLVQYAIEREIAVPIISASVMSLFASRGSGQDSNRAVALLRHGYGHHPLGKDEAIARERHTSRLSKM from the coding sequence TTGCAGCTCGGGATAATAGGACTGGGAAGAATGGGCGGCAGCCTTGCCCTGCAAGCCGTCGAGAAAGGAGTGGAGGTGGTGGCACATTCGAAGCACAGCCATCCGGACTTCGCCACGCGAGGCATTCATATAGCCGATACGTATGAGGAGTTTGCCAGACTCCTGAGAACCCCCCGGATCATCTACCTGTCGTTGCCCGCCGGCCAGATCATTGATCAAGTCATAGAAAGCCTGATCCCCCACCTGGAGCGAGGGGACGTGCTGATGGATGGAGGTAACTCGTTCTTCAGGGATTCCGTGGCCAGAGAAGAGGCCCTCCGGAAAAAGGGCTTCAGGTTGCTCGACTGCGGTACCAGCGGCGGAGTGGACGGAGCCCGGACAGGGGCGTGTTTCATGGTCGGCGGCAGCCGTGAAGGGTTTGAGCTCGCGGAGCCGGTCCTGAAGAAACTGGCCGTCGATGGAGGTGTGCTCTACACAGGCAGCCCGGGTTCGGGGCATTATGCCAAGCTGGTGCATAACGGCATTGAGTTCGGTATGAATCATGCGATTGGCGAAGGCGTAGAACTGCTCAGGCACGGCGAATACCAGTTCGACCTGGAGAAGGTGTTCGAGAACTGGTCCCACGGCTCGGTCATCAGGGGCTGGCTGGTAGAGCTGATGGCAAAGGGGCTTCGAGAACAGAACTTTGACAGCATACCCACCTATGTGGAGGATACGGGTGAGGTCAACTGGCTTGTCCAGTACGCCATCGAGAGGGAGATTGCAGTGCCGATCATCTCCGCTTCGGTCATGAGCCTGTTCGCCTCCAGGGGCAGCGGACAGGATAGTAACAGAGCAGTCGCCCTGCTACGGCATGGGTATGGCCACCACCCGCTCGGGAAAGACGAGGCGATAGCCAGGGAGCGGCACACCAGCAGGCTGAGTAAAATGTGA
- a CDS encoding AI-2E family transporter has protein sequence MQSLLTKLYEAKWALLGMAIVIFIVWISLPYVTPIVFAMFMYYITRPVKRRLQKYIKNEAVVALGCLLLLTLPLLAIILYLILFAVGQLNTFLAQVNIPLLPPGQLSNLSTSISAIQQSFTNGSFKYESLGNVLQDWYDRLSAYSSSLFSLKDLLYATGMTLVDVAFKTILMLLLAFFLLLYDDRLARWFKSSFPGLMKEHDGLFVRYVKAVDDDFEKVFFGNILSIIFFAIIATVVYSALNFFAPDPAFLIPFPVLLGIFSGIAALLPVLGGWMVDIPILIYALAQSLMNGSFSRYWWYLIVMAIAIFVLVENLPTYLLRPFVSHGKVDVGLLMLAYIIGPVIFGVPGLFLGAMALVIITHYFKIVVPGLNAEKKENGGRTGAGRRRVPPKRRRRQP, from the coding sequence ATGCAGAGCCTTCTGACAAAGCTCTACGAGGCCAAATGGGCCTTGCTGGGAATGGCGATAGTCATTTTTATCGTGTGGATTAGCCTGCCTTACGTTACCCCGATCGTCTTTGCCATGTTTATGTACTACATCACCCGGCCGGTAAAAAGGCGGCTTCAGAAGTACATTAAAAACGAGGCGGTAGTAGCGCTGGGATGTCTCCTGCTGCTGACGCTGCCGCTGCTTGCCATCATCCTGTACCTGATCCTGTTCGCCGTCGGCCAGCTGAATACGTTCCTGGCTCAGGTGAATATACCTTTGCTGCCCCCGGGACAATTGTCCAACCTGAGCACGTCGATATCTGCGATACAGCAGTCTTTCACGAATGGCAGTTTTAAATACGAGAGCCTGGGCAATGTCCTGCAGGACTGGTACGATCGGCTGAGCGCCTATTCCAGCTCGCTCTTCAGCCTCAAGGATCTGCTGTACGCCACTGGCATGACCCTTGTAGACGTCGCTTTTAAGACCATACTGATGTTACTGCTGGCTTTCTTTCTCCTGCTCTACGACGACCGACTGGCCCGGTGGTTCAAGTCCTCGTTCCCGGGGCTGATGAAGGAGCACGACGGGCTCTTTGTACGCTACGTCAAAGCAGTTGACGACGATTTCGAGAAGGTCTTCTTCGGGAACATCCTGAGCATCATATTCTTCGCCATCATTGCGACGGTGGTGTACAGCGCCCTCAACTTTTTCGCCCCGGACCCTGCTTTCCTCATTCCATTCCCTGTGCTGCTGGGCATCTTCAGCGGCATCGCGGCCCTGTTGCCAGTGCTCGGCGGCTGGATGGTAGACATACCGATCTTGATATATGCCCTGGCGCAATCGCTCATGAACGGGTCGTTCTCGAGGTACTGGTGGTACCTGATCGTGATGGCGATAGCCATCTTCGTCTTGGTCGAAAACCTGCCTACTTATCTACTGAGGCCATTCGTCTCCCACGGCAAAGTAGATGTGGGGCTGCTAATGCTGGCCTACATTATCGGCCCCGTGATCTTCGGAGTTCCAGGCCTGTTCCTCGGGGCGATGGCGCTGGTGATCATCACCCACTATTTCAAAATTGTAGTGCCGGGCCTCAACGCCGAGAAAAAGGAAAACGGCGGCAGAACCGGCGCCGGAAGACGCCGGGTGCCTCCGAAGAGAAGACGGCGCCAGCCTTAG
- a CDS encoding metallophosphoesterase: MRLLAVTDFHNTFDRLPDILERAGKVDGTLMAGDFTQFGPTEQAKALLEKLPRPVLAVPGNCDQKDIIDLLREEDANLHENKIRLGNVTFIGIGGSNPTPFNTPIEFSEEHIKAELERLLHGVTGPVVLLSHAPPKGHVDEIPGGIHVGSTSVAELAPKFTAIVCGHIHESRGISHLGKTVIVNPGPASIGNAAILEIDDSGHAKADLI; the protein is encoded by the coding sequence ATGAGACTGCTTGCGGTGACTGATTTTCACAACACGTTCGACCGGCTGCCGGATATCCTGGAAAGGGCAGGTAAGGTTGACGGAACGCTGATGGCGGGCGACTTTACCCAGTTCGGCCCGACTGAGCAGGCGAAGGCTTTGCTGGAGAAACTGCCGAGGCCGGTGCTGGCTGTACCGGGCAACTGTGACCAGAAGGATATTATCGACCTGCTACGGGAGGAGGATGCCAACCTCCACGAGAATAAGATACGCCTGGGCAACGTCACCTTCATCGGCATCGGAGGATCTAATCCTACGCCGTTCAACACCCCGATCGAGTTTTCGGAGGAGCACATAAAGGCCGAGCTGGAGCGGCTTCTGCACGGCGTGACGGGCCCCGTCGTGCTCCTGTCTCACGCGCCTCCCAAAGGGCACGTGGACGAGATCCCGGGAGGTATCCATGTGGGAAGCACGTCGGTGGCGGAACTGGCGCCTAAGTTTACGGCGATCGTATGCGGGCATATCCACGAGTCGAGGGGCATCTCTCACCTTGGCAAGACCGTCATCGTCAACCCGGGGCCGGCCTCGATCGGCAACGCCGCTATCCTGGAGATCGACGACAGCGGGCACGCGAAGGCCGACCTGATCTAA
- a CDS encoding RNA methyltransferase: MSVETSMHVRVVLVEPAFEGNVGSVCRAMKNFGFDDLVLVRPCELGNSAKAMASHAQDLLASAAIVDTVEEALDGVSVIVGTTGKPGSSTREHIRMPCFSPRELKTLLEDKQGTVALLFGKENHGLPNEILEKCGVVLSIPTSDDYPVMNLSHAVAVVLYELADIKGNDFLLADSEMQEILYQHVEQLLDSINYADYKKDKTSLMIRRIIGRAMISPREYFTLMGLIRDIQLALARAEAGQDTSWVENN, encoded by the coding sequence ATGAGCGTAGAGACTTCGATGCACGTCAGGGTCGTGCTTGTCGAGCCAGCCTTCGAGGGCAACGTGGGATCTGTCTGCAGGGCTATGAAAAACTTCGGATTCGACGACCTCGTGCTGGTCCGCCCGTGCGAACTGGGCAATTCCGCGAAGGCGATGGCTTCTCACGCTCAGGACCTGCTTGCCAGCGCCGCCATCGTCGACACTGTCGAAGAGGCACTTGATGGCGTGAGCGTCATCGTCGGCACCACCGGGAAGCCCGGGAGTTCCACCCGCGAGCACATTCGAATGCCGTGCTTCAGCCCCCGGGAGCTGAAGACACTGCTGGAAGACAAGCAAGGCACTGTCGCCCTATTATTCGGCAAAGAAAACCACGGCCTTCCCAACGAAATCCTGGAGAAGTGCGGAGTAGTGCTCAGCATCCCGACGTCGGACGACTACCCTGTGATGAACCTTTCCCACGCCGTCGCTGTCGTGCTCTACGAGCTCGCCGATATCAAAGGCAACGATTTCCTGCTCGCGGACAGCGAGATGCAGGAGATCCTCTACCAGCACGTCGAGCAGCTGCTGGATAGCATCAACTACGCAGATTATAAAAAAGACAAAACCTCGTTAATGATCCGCCGCATCATCGGCCGGGCGATGATCAGCCCCCGGGAATACTTCACCCTCATGGGCCTGATCCGCGACATCCAGCTCGCGCTGGCCAGAGCCGAAGCCGGGCAGGACACCTCATGGGTGGAGAACAATTAA
- the moaC gene encoding cyclic pyranopterin monophosphate synthase MoaC — protein sequence MPAKDFTHVDGDKVKMVDVGAKADVLRIAKAQGTIRLTKDTMALIKAGNVKKGNVLATARVAGVMAVKRTWDLIPLCHQIPVSGIDIDFEVGEETITAVVEVRSTGKTGVEMEALTGVSVALLTIWDMVKSAEKDSTGNYPETRITDIKVVHKIKETPGKP from the coding sequence ATGCCAGCTAAGGATTTCACCCACGTGGATGGGGATAAGGTAAAGATGGTTGACGTGGGCGCCAAGGCAGACGTCCTCCGGATAGCAAAAGCACAGGGCACCATTCGCCTGACTAAAGATACGATGGCCCTGATCAAGGCAGGCAACGTCAAGAAGGGCAATGTGCTGGCTACCGCCCGGGTAGCGGGAGTTATGGCTGTGAAGCGCACCTGGGACTTGATCCCGCTCTGCCACCAGATTCCTGTGAGCGGCATCGACATCGACTTCGAGGTCGGAGAAGAAACCATCACTGCAGTAGTCGAAGTCCGCTCGACAGGGAAGACCGGGGTGGAGATGGAGGCGCTGACTGGTGTCAGCGTGGCGCTGCTGACTATCTGGGACATGGTCAAGTCCGCAGAAAAGGACTCTACCGGCAATTACCCGGAAACCCGCATCACCGACATTAAAGTTGTCCATAAGATCAAGGAGACTCCTGGCAAACCATGA
- a CDS encoding bifunctional ADP-dependent NAD(P)H-hydrate dehydratase/NAD(P)H-hydrate epimerase, with translation MVEYVTAEEMRALEANADYYGVSYGTLMENAGRKVAEVLRALYGCKRVLVVCGKGNNGGDGFVAARYLAMSGCHVSVILLGRASDVKKGPAVENLFKLRMAKVDVMEIEAPEMLTRESFEACEIIIDAILGTGSYGVARGLAARAINLINNSPAIKVSVDTPSGFDARTGQCPLCVKPDLVVTFHAMKKGLERYNTEVVDIGIPEKAMTHAGPGDLLLIKSRGDFEHKGQSGRVLVIGGGPYIGAPALTAMAALRTGADIVTVASPRRAADIIASYSPNLITYPLSDRNKITGADVDLLTEQISRHDVIVMGMGAGHDPETLRALGEIMKLCDRVVLDADALQPEMPLKGIVTPHRGEFRRISGIDVAGDGQEEAREFSRSKNLVTLLKGRTDVITDGQRVKLNSTGSPGMTVGGTGDVLAGITGALYSVNPAFEAATAAAFISGAAGEMAFREKGYGLLATDVVHCIPYVMKEFRQQQG, from the coding sequence ATGGTTGAATACGTCACTGCCGAAGAGATGCGGGCGCTCGAGGCGAACGCGGACTACTATGGTGTCAGCTATGGCACTCTTATGGAGAACGCGGGAAGAAAGGTCGCCGAAGTTTTACGGGCTCTATACGGCTGCAAGCGGGTACTGGTGGTATGCGGCAAGGGCAATAACGGCGGAGACGGGTTCGTCGCAGCCCGCTACCTGGCCATGTCGGGGTGCCACGTCTCCGTCATCCTGCTGGGCAGAGCGTCAGACGTGAAGAAAGGCCCGGCAGTAGAGAACCTGTTCAAGCTGCGGATGGCCAAAGTCGACGTCATGGAGATCGAGGCGCCAGAGATGCTGACACGGGAATCTTTCGAGGCCTGCGAAATCATTATCGACGCTATCCTGGGCACGGGCAGCTACGGCGTCGCCAGAGGCCTGGCAGCACGGGCCATCAACCTGATCAACAACAGCCCGGCCATCAAAGTCTCTGTCGATACCCCCAGCGGCTTCGATGCCCGTACCGGGCAGTGTCCGCTTTGCGTCAAGCCCGATCTGGTGGTTACTTTCCACGCCATGAAAAAGGGGCTGGAGCGTTATAACACAGAAGTGGTCGATATCGGCATACCTGAAAAGGCGATGACTCACGCGGGCCCGGGTGATCTGCTGTTAATAAAATCCCGGGGGGACTTCGAGCATAAAGGCCAGAGCGGCCGGGTGCTCGTAATCGGGGGCGGCCCTTATATCGGAGCCCCTGCGCTGACTGCCATGGCTGCTTTGCGCACCGGGGCGGACATTGTCACAGTCGCATCTCCCCGCCGGGCAGCAGACATTATCGCATCGTACTCTCCCAACCTGATCACTTATCCGCTCTCGGATCGCAACAAAATTACCGGTGCAGACGTTGATCTTTTGACGGAGCAGATCAGCCGGCACGACGTCATTGTTATGGGTATGGGTGCGGGGCACGATCCTGAAACGCTTAGAGCGCTGGGGGAAATCATGAAGCTGTGCGACAGGGTGGTCCTGGATGCCGACGCTCTTCAGCCCGAGATGCCGCTCAAAGGCATAGTAACCCCTCACCGCGGTGAGTTCAGGCGGATCAGCGGCATAGATGTCGCAGGCGACGGCCAGGAAGAAGCCAGAGAGTTCTCTCGATCGAAGAACCTGGTCACCCTGCTCAAAGGCCGGACTGACGTGATCACCGATGGCCAGCGGGTGAAGCTCAACAGCACCGGCAGCCCCGGGATGACGGTCGGGGGCACCGGCGACGTACTTGCAGGCATCACCGGAGCCCTGTATAGCGTGAACCCTGCTTTCGAGGCCGCAACCGCTGCTGCCTTTATCAGCGGAGCGGCCGGGGAGATGGCTTTCAGGGAAAAAGGCTACGGACTGCTGGCGACGGATGTCGTCCACTGTATTCCGTACGTGATGAAAGAGTTCAGGCAGCAGCAGGGCTAA